Below is a window of Hydrogenimonas sp. DNA.
GTTGGAAGATGCACAATTTGCAAAAAATGCATCCACAAAAAAGAGCGAAGGCAGTTGTTAAGCTGGAAAAAGTATTGCAAAAAGGTAATGTTCTATGATCCCATCTGTACTCTCGACCCAGGTGATTCAGGGTGTCAAAGATTTTTTGACGACGACGTTTCATAGCACTACACCGGCATTTTCCGGAGCGATCGAACGTTTTGTCGAAGAGGAGGGGATGCTTTTCAAAGGACCCTACTTTTCCATCGCTTTGCCATTTCGTAAAGGGAGTCGAAAGAAGCGTTTTTTTCCTGAAATTTTGGAGAGCTCCTTTGTGCCCTACCTGCATCAGGAGCTGGCCTTCGAGCGGTTGGGTGTAGAGAAGCCATTGCCTACACTCGTGGCGACCGGAACGGGATCGGGGAAGACCGAATCGTTTATGTATCCGATTTTGGAGTATTGCCGCCTGCATAAGTCGCAGCACGGTGTCAAAGCGATCATCATCTACCCTATGAATGCCCTCGCCGCAGACCAGGCGAAGCGGTTTGCCAAAGCGATCTCCTCGGCCCAGGCTCTGAAAGGAGTTCGTGTGGGACTTTTTGTCGGAGGAGAGGATGGCGATAGACAGTCACAGATGAGCAAGGATTATGTCATAACCGACAAAGATATCCTCCGCCGGGACCCCCCTGATATTCTGCTTACCAACTACAAAATGCTCGACTTTCTACTTATGCGTCCTAAAGATCAGACACTCTGGAAATATAATATCGGCACCGGTGTTTTGAAGTTTCTGGCGGTGGATGAGATCCATACCTTCGATGGTGCGCAGGGGACCGACCTGGCGTCACTGCTCCGTCGCCTTCGTGCAAAGTTGCAGATAGAAAAAGGGAGCCTGGGCTGTATCGGAACCTCCGCTACACTGGGAACCGAGGGGAGTGAATCGATACGGGATTTCGCCTCAAGAGTATTTTCGGAAACTTTCGATGCAAATTCGGTGATCGAGGAGCATCGCATTGATGCTGATGAGTTTTTGCGCGATGTCCAAAACGACTTTTTCAACTTTCCGATGCCCGATCGGCTTGAGGAGCTGCTCTATACAAATTATCAAAATATGGAAGGGTATATCGCTGCGCAATATGCCTTGTGGTTTGGAGAAAGTGGGAACGAGGTCGCATCGACAGATTTCAGAATCCGATTGGGCAAGCGGCTCAAAGAGTTGTCCCTGTTCAAATTGCTATTGCGCCATGCGGGCGGAGAGATTGTGGAAAAACGCAAGCTTGTTGACATTTTTAGAAAGCATATTTTGGCCCGCAACGGCGGACTCCGTTATTATGAAGCGCTGATAGATTCGTTACTGGCGCTTCTCTCCTGGGCCAAAGGTGAACCGCTGGGAGAGTATGTGCCGCCTTTTTTGCATCTGCGCGTGCAGTTGTGGTTACGGGAGATGACTCGGATGGTCGGTAGCTTGGAAGCGCAACCGAAGATTCGATTTTCTCATGATCTTGGCGGTAAAGAGGAGCAAAAATACTATCCGCTGATTCATTGCCGTGAATGTCACGCTATGGGATGGGGCGGTGTGAAGAAAGAGGGTGACGATGAGCTGATTGACGATCTGGATCTTTTCTATAAAGTCTTCTTCGCCAAGGATCCCAGACTGCGTTTTATTTTCCCTGTCGAAGAGTCATTCTCTGCACCTCATGGACGAATCTATCATATCGATACGGCGACGGGCAGAGAAGCTGTCGAAAGTGGTCGTGATGAGGAGAGGGTATTGGTATGGGAGAGCGATACCCGGGTGGACGGCAAAGCCAAAAGCCATAACGACTGTCCTTTTTGCGGCAACAAAAACGCGCTGACGATTTTGGGTTCGAGGGCGGCTAGTCTGGGGTCGGTGATGATAGGACAGAGTTTTGCCAGTTCTTACAATGACGACAAAAAGCTGATCGCCTTTTCCGATTCGGTACAGGATGCCGCCCACCGTGCCGGGTTTTTCGGAGCCAGAAGCTGGCAGTTTACGATGAGGGGTGTCATTCAGCAGGCACTTGAAGCTGAAGGCGGCAGCGTAAGGATGTCTGAACTTTCAAAAGTTGTAGCCAATCACTGGAGAGAGAAACTTGAAAGTCGCGAGCGGTATATCGCTACCTTGATCGCTCCGGACATGATATGGTTACGTGCATACGAAATATTACAAAAAAGCGGAAAGCTGCCAAAGGAGAGTGATATCGAGCGTTTGGTAAACGAGCGTCTCGACTGGCATATTTACAGTGAATTTGGTTATCGAAGCCATATCGGCCGGACGCTTGAGCGTTCCGGCGCCTCAACGGTTGGGTTTAAACCGCTCGAAGCATTGACAAAAGCGCTTTTGCCAAAACTGCAAAATGATTTCGAGCCTCTGAGGGAATTGGATGAGGTGAAGCTTGAAAAGTTCATTTACGGACTTTTGCAACATATGCGCAAACAGGGTGCGATTTTCAATAGCCATTTAGGAAGCTATATCGCAAGAGGGGGGCATATTTACGCCTTTACGAAATTTCAGCAGTTCTACATGGCATCGTTTACCTTCCGCTCCCGTTCGCCGGCCTTTTTGACTACTGGGCCTTTTCAAAACTTCGAAAAGATACACAACAAGACAAAAAGCACCTGGTGCGACTGGTGGGTTCAAGTCAATTTCCTCGATAACATCCTTTTGACAGGCAGCTATGCGGAAGCGCTCTATAAAAAGGTTATGCAGGCATTGATCGAATATCATTTCGTTGAAGAGAGAGAGGTTTCCGGAGCGCCGGTTTGGGGCTTAAAGCCTGAAAATCTGCGTATCGAAAGCGGTGTGGTGCAACTGCACTGTAACCGATGCGGCGATGTTTTGACAGTAGTGAATGGTGAGAAAAACAGAGCGGCAGGAGTGTACTGTTTAAGAAAAGGGTGTGAGGGGCATTATGAGATAAGCTCTACAAAAGCCGACTTCTATCGCGATCTTTTCCGCTATGGAGATATTGAGCGCATCGTTGCCGTAGAGCACACCGGACTGCTGGAGCGAAGCGACAGGGAGAGAGTAGAGAGAAGTTTCATTGAGCGGAGCTCCAAGGAGCCCTGGAAACCAAATCTGCTTTCGGCTACGCCGACCTTGGAGATGGGTATAGATATAGGGGATTTGAGCAGCGTCCTGCTCTGCTCCACACCTCCATCCGCAGCGAATTATCTACAGCGTATCGGACGCGCCGGACGAAAAGACGGCAATGCACTCAATGCCACAGTGGCCAATGCCCAGCCTCATGATCTCTACTTTTACAGCGAACCGATGGAGATGATGCGTGGAAAAATAGAAGCGCCTGGTATCTTCATCGATGCTTCGGCTATTTTACAGCGGCAGTTTCTCGCTTTTTGCATGGATAGGTGGGTTTATGAAAAAAGTGTGGACGAGTCGGCGATTCCATGGAAGCTTTCCAAAGTTCTATCAGCAGTAAAAGAGAAACACCGGGAGCGTTTCCCCTGGACGCTGATAGGATTCATTTCAGAAAATGTCGATAGTCTGCTGGAGGAGTTCTTTTCACTCTACGGCGAGGAATTACATGAGAAAACACGGGAAGAGCTGCGGATTTTTGCAAAAGGAAATGTGGAAGAGATACAAGAAACCGAGTGGCCGGACGAGCTGAAAGAGGCTAAGTCTCTCAGCTACAAGTTGCTTCATAGGCTTGAACTGGTGATAGCCGAAAGAGATGCTTTGGCACGGCAGATAGATTTTTTGAAAGAGAAGATCCGGACGCATAAAGCGACGGAAGCGAAAGACAGAGATTGGCAGGAGGAGCTGCAAAAACTTGAGAGCGAGCTTACGGGGTTGAGATCCGTGCGCAGAATGATCAACAAGAAAGAGACTTTCGAGTTCTTTACCAACGAGGGGTTGCTGCCAAACTATGCTTTTCCCGAATCCGGTGTTACGCTCAAATCGATTATCTATCGTCATAAAGAGAAGATCCAGGGCGATGATGGTGCCGGATATGAGAGCTTCTCTTTCGAATACGAACGACCCGGCAGCAGTGCCATCAGTGAACTGGCGCCCCACAACCGGTTCTATGCCGGCGGACGAAAAGTTCGGATCGATCAGATCGATATGAAGATCAGTGAGATAGAAACTTGGCGTTTTTGTGACAGATGCTCTTATAGCCGGCGGGAAGGGGCGACGGTGGAGTCTGTATGCCCACGTTGCGGAAGCCCTATGTGGTGTGATGCCGGACAGAAACGTGATTTGATACGTTTACGACAGGTTATGGCAACGACCGGCGACCGGCAAAGCAGATTGATGGATGATTCGGACCAGCGCGAGCCGCTTTTTTATACCAAGCAGCTTTTGATAGATATCGAGTCTGATCAGATTCAGGAAGCCTGGGTAACGGAGAGTGAAACCTCACCCTTCGGTTTCGAATTTGTGCAAAAAGCCCATTTCAAGGAGATAAATTTCGGAGAGTTTTCTCTTACCGGTGAAGAGGTAAGCATCGCGGGAAAACGTACACCCAGAAACGGTTTTATTCTTTGCCGCTGTTGCGGAAAGGTGCAGAAGAAAAAACCGGAGGATCCAAATTTTAAACCCGTTCACGCTTTCTCGTGTGAATGCAGCGATCCAAATGATCCGGAGAATTTCGTTGAATCACTATATCTCTATCGGGATTTCGATTCCGAAGCGATCCGTATGCTTTTGCCCATGACCACTATGGCGAATGATGAAGAGAAGCTGCACTCTCTAATCGCTGCATTTCAGATGGGTTTGAAAGCCTATTTCGGCGGCTCGGTGGATCATCTACGGGTAGGGTTGCACGAAGAGGGTGTAGCGGGCGAGGAGTATCGGAAACAGTTTCTGGTACTATATGATACGATCCCGGGAGGGACTGGATATCTACGGCAATTGATGCGGGGTAATTATCCGTTATTCGATGTTTTAGAGCTTGCCTATAATGAGCTGAATACCTGTGTGTGCAATGAAGATCCCCAGAAAGATGGATGCTATCGTTGTATTTACGCCTATAGAAACAATTTCGACCGGCCACTGGTCTCCAGGGATCGGGCCAAAGAGGTGATCGAAGAGATTTTGACCTACAAGGAGCGTGTAAAACGTGTCGAAAACCTAAGTGCTGTTTCGGTGGACGGGCTCTTCGACAGTGAACTGGAAGCACGCTTCTTAAAAAAGCTTTCGAGCTATTGTGAAGAGGGTGTTCGTGCGAAATTGCGTGAGTACGTAACCAGAAACGGACGGGCGGGCTACCTTTTGGAAATCGGAGAGCGCCGCTATGAAATCGAACAGCAGGTGGAGTTGGGGGAGCGAAATGGAGTTTCTATATCCAGTCGTGCCGACTTTGTGATCTACCCGGATGAGGGAAAACCCATTGTCGTTTTTACGGACGGGTATGCGTTTCATAAAGATAGATTGGAACTTGACAGCGCACAGCGTATGGCTATACTGGAAAGTGGAAATTATGAGGTTTGGAGTATTACATGGGAAGATGTGGAAAAAGAGGGGTTGAATGAAGAGTCTTGTCTCAATTTTATCGACCGGGACAGCTTTAATCCTGTTGTCTTAGCCAGGTACTGCAACGATGATTCATTTATGGAGCAAAACAGTTTTCAATGGCTCATGAAGAGACTGGCGCAAGGCGATAAGGCATTATGGTCAAAGCGAGCCGACAGTGTAACGCTCTCTATGATGCAGGGTGTCATAAAAAAGGAGACCTCTGCATGGGAGGATATCATGGAAATCCTAAGCACAGAGATGAAAGAGATCCTTGATGAATTGAAAGAACCGATCGTATATGGTCAAAAAACGTATGAGTCGATGAGGCTTTTTGTCCTGGGAGAGCTTAAGTCGATCAACCGTAATGACTTTTCCAAACTGGTTGCCGCTATCTATCTAAACGATGAAGAGCAGGTAGACAAAGCGCTTTGGGCAGGGATGCTTCGGCTTTGGAATTTATTACAGTTTGTATCTTATCCTTTCTGGACTACCAAAAAGGGGCTTGAAAGTGGGATGTACGATGCCATAGATTGGTTCAAAGAACAGGAGAAAGCGGTAGATAAAGAGTGGAACGGTGTATATGAAGAGGTATTGGAGGAGGCAAAAGCATTGGTCAAAGCGCTAGCCGGTGCCGGTGTTCCACTGCCGGAAGTAGGATATGAAATTACAGATGAGAGCGGGAAAGTACTTGCCGATACGGAGTTGGCGTGGCCAGATAAAAAGATAGGGGTGGTTTTGGGCGAAATACCGGATACAATAGGTGGTTGGCATCTGTTTAGTGTAGAGGAGAAAGAGTTATTGATACGACACCTCAATGAAGGAGAAAAATAAATGAAAGTAGCAATTTCCTCCGATTTTTTTACGGCTCTCTCCAAACTTCCGAGAACCCAGATGAACAAGACCATTCGTCTTGTGGAAAAGTTTAAGAATAATCCGACATCACCGGGGCTCAATTATGAAAAATTACAACTGGGAAACGACAGCCAAATCTATTCGCTGCGGGTGGATAATGCCTATCGTGTCATACTTTTCAAACCACAAAAGGGCGATGTCTACATTCTGCTTTGGGTCGATCATCACGATGAAGCGTACAAGTGGGCAAGGAATCATCAATGTACGATACATCCGGAGACCGGAAGCCTGCAGATCATTCAGGTAACGCACGAAACAAAGAGTTACTCAGAAAAAGAGCAGAAGCGAGAAAGCTTTTTCAGCCACTTTAGAGATCGGGAACTGTTGCGGCTGGGGGTGCCGGAAAATATGCTGCCGGATATTAAAAGGGTCGATAGCGAAGAGGAACTTGATGCGCTGCAAGGGCAACTGCCGGAAGAGGCTTATGAAGCACTTTTTTACCTTTTGGCCGGTGATAGCTATGAGGAGGTTTTGCGTTATCTTGCATTTGATCGCGTTAAACCGAATATCGATATCGAAGATTATGCAAAAGCTCTGGAAAATGCCAACTCCCGACGCCGTTTCTATGTTGTAGACGAGAATGATGTCGACTTGATCAGTATGCTCAATGCCCCTCTTGAAAAGTGGCGGGTCTTTTTACATCCCACTCAACGTGCCATTGTTTATAGAGATTGGAATGGGCCTGTCCGGGTATTGGGAGGTGCGGGTACAGGCAAGACAGTCGTAGCAATGCATAGGGCAAAATGGTTGGCTGCCGGCCAATCGGGGAATGGGAAGATTCTTTTTACCACATTTACGAAAAACTTGGCAATGGATATCTATGAAAATCTTAAAACCATCTGCAGCGAAAAAGAGCTGGACCGCATCGAGGTAAAAAACCTGGACCAGTGGGTTTACGAGTTTCTCTACAAAAATGGTTATCGCGATCGCATTGCTTATGGAGATGAAACGGCGGAATTATGGGAAGAAGCACTTACGGTTGTTCCGGCTGATTTAACATTTCCGGAAAGCTTTTATAAAGAAGAGTGGGAACATGTAATACAGCCGCAATCAGTTATGACGCTTGGGGATTATCTTAGAGCTTCCCGGGCCGGTAGAGGTACTCGCTTGAGCCGTGGACAGAGAAAAATGGTATGGAAGGTGATGGAGGAGTATCGCTCTTTGTTGCAGAAACATCATCTTAAAGAGCCTCAGGACGCGATGCGAGATGCAAAAGTTTTGATCGAAGCAGGACATTTGGACAGGTATTACGACGCAATAGTCGTTGATGAGGCTCAGGACTTCAGCATGCAGGCACTGCAGTTGCTCCGCTCGATGGTCCCGGAGACAAAAAACGATCTTTTTATAGTAGGCGATGCCCATCAAAGAATATATGGCCATAAAGTTGTTTTGGGACAATGTGGCATCAAAATTGTCGGACGGAGCAGAAAATTGAAGCTCAACTATAGGACGACAGATGAAATTCGAAAATGGGCTGTGCACATATTTGAGGGAGAAGAGGTTGATGACTTGGATAACGGTATCGATAGACAGAATGATTACAAATCTCTTTATCATGGTCCTGAACCGGAAGTTCGTAAAGCTGAAACTTACTCAGATGAGCTACATCTAATCTGCGAGCATGTTGAAAATCTATGGAAACATGAGGAGAGTGCCTCAACATGTCTGGTGTTACGTACTATAAAGCTTAGAGACCAATATGCTAAAGAGTTAAAAAAGATGGGCATTCCTATTATCATTTTGGCAAAAGATACAAAAGACAACCTTGATGAAAAAGGATTGAGAGTTGCGACCATGCATCGTGTGAAAGGTTTGGATTTTGATCATATGATTATTGCCTCGACAGTGAAAGGGATCATACCATACGAGAAAACCTTGGAAACTACTGATGCAGCCAGCAGGGAAGAGAGTCTGCAAAAAGAGAGGGCGTTATTGTTTGTTGCCGCAACTAGGGCAAAAAAAACCCTTTTGATCACAGGTTTTGGTGAAATGTCAGAATGGGTTGACAATGCCTAGAACATTTTCCATTGATATCTTTTCCCGTTATCACGCAAATATTTATCAGTGCCGGGATTTGAGCTTAAACATGTCGTCAAAAAGCCCTGTATATCCAGCACTGCAGATCCGGTTCGACGAGAATTTTTGGAATGTCGGAACTTCATTGAACGGAGATTTATGATCAAACTCTTTTTCATCACGATTGCAATCGTTTCATGCACACTGCTTCCTGCA
It encodes the following:
- a CDS encoding putative DNA helicase produces the protein MKVAISSDFFTALSKLPRTQMNKTIRLVEKFKNNPTSPGLNYEKLQLGNDSQIYSLRVDNAYRVILFKPQKGDVYILLWVDHHDEAYKWARNHQCTIHPETGSLQIIQVTHETKSYSEKEQKRESFFSHFRDRELLRLGVPENMLPDIKRVDSEEELDALQGQLPEEAYEALFYLLAGDSYEEVLRYLAFDRVKPNIDIEDYAKALENANSRRRFYVVDENDVDLISMLNAPLEKWRVFLHPTQRAIVYRDWNGPVRVLGGAGTGKTVVAMHRAKWLAAGQSGNGKILFTTFTKNLAMDIYENLKTICSEKELDRIEVKNLDQWVYEFLYKNGYRDRIAYGDETAELWEEALTVVPADLTFPESFYKEEWEHVIQPQSVMTLGDYLRASRAGRGTRLSRGQRKMVWKVMEEYRSLLQKHHLKEPQDAMRDAKVLIEAGHLDRYYDAIVVDEAQDFSMQALQLLRSMVPETKNDLFIVGDAHQRIYGHKVVLGQCGIKIVGRSRKLKLNYRTTDEIRKWAVHIFEGEEVDDLDNGIDRQNDYKSLYHGPEPEVRKAETYSDELHLICEHVENLWKHEESASTCLVLRTIKLRDQYAKELKKMGIPIIILAKDTKDNLDEKGLRVATMHRVKGLDFDHMIIASTVKGIIPYEKTLETTDAASREESLQKERALLFVAATRAKKTLLITGFGEMSEWVDNA
- a CDS encoding helicase, C-terminal:type III restriction enzyme, res subunit:DEAD/DEAH box helicase, N-terminal, with protein sequence MIPSVLSTQVIQGVKDFLTTTFHSTTPAFSGAIERFVEEEGMLFKGPYFSIALPFRKGSRKKRFFPEILESSFVPYLHQELAFERLGVEKPLPTLVATGTGSGKTESFMYPILEYCRLHKSQHGVKAIIIYPMNALAADQAKRFAKAISSAQALKGVRVGLFVGGEDGDRQSQMSKDYVITDKDILRRDPPDILLTNYKMLDFLLMRPKDQTLWKYNIGTGVLKFLAVDEIHTFDGAQGTDLASLLRRLRAKLQIEKGSLGCIGTSATLGTEGSESIRDFASRVFSETFDANSVIEEHRIDADEFLRDVQNDFFNFPMPDRLEELLYTNYQNMEGYIAAQYALWFGESGNEVASTDFRIRLGKRLKELSLFKLLLRHAGGEIVEKRKLVDIFRKHILARNGGLRYYEALIDSLLALLSWAKGEPLGEYVPPFLHLRVQLWLREMTRMVGSLEAQPKIRFSHDLGGKEEQKYYPLIHCRECHAMGWGGVKKEGDDELIDDLDLFYKVFFAKDPRLRFIFPVEESFSAPHGRIYHIDTATGREAVESGRDEERVLVWESDTRVDGKAKSHNDCPFCGNKNALTILGSRAASLGSVMIGQSFASSYNDDKKLIAFSDSVQDAAHRAGFFGARSWQFTMRGVIQQALEAEGGSVRMSELSKVVANHWREKLESRERYIATLIAPDMIWLRAYEILQKSGKLPKESDIERLVNERLDWHIYSEFGYRSHIGRTLERSGASTVGFKPLEALTKALLPKLQNDFEPLRELDEVKLEKFIYGLLQHMRKQGAIFNSHLGSYIARGGHIYAFTKFQQFYMASFTFRSRSPAFLTTGPFQNFEKIHNKTKSTWCDWWVQVNFLDNILLTGSYAEALYKKVMQALIEYHFVEEREVSGAPVWGLKPENLRIESGVVQLHCNRCGDVLTVVNGEKNRAAGVYCLRKGCEGHYEISSTKADFYRDLFRYGDIERIVAVEHTGLLERSDRERVERSFIERSSKEPWKPNLLSATPTLEMGIDIGDLSSVLLCSTPPSAANYLQRIGRAGRKDGNALNATVANAQPHDLYFYSEPMEMMRGKIEAPGIFIDASAILQRQFLAFCMDRWVYEKSVDESAIPWKLSKVLSAVKEKHRERFPWTLIGFISENVDSLLEEFFSLYGEELHEKTREELRIFAKGNVEEIQETEWPDELKEAKSLSYKLLHRLELVIAERDALARQIDFLKEKIRTHKATEAKDRDWQEELQKLESELTGLRSVRRMINKKETFEFFTNEGLLPNYAFPESGVTLKSIIYRHKEKIQGDDGAGYESFSFEYERPGSSAISELAPHNRFYAGGRKVRIDQIDMKISEIETWRFCDRCSYSRREGATVESVCPRCGSPMWCDAGQKRDLIRLRQVMATTGDRQSRLMDDSDQREPLFYTKQLLIDIESDQIQEAWVTESETSPFGFEFVQKAHFKEINFGEFSLTGEEVSIAGKRTPRNGFILCRCCGKVQKKKPEDPNFKPVHAFSCECSDPNDPENFVESLYLYRDFDSEAIRMLLPMTTMANDEEKLHSLIAAFQMGLKAYFGGSVDHLRVGLHEEGVAGEEYRKQFLVLYDTIPGGTGYLRQLMRGNYPLFDVLELAYNELNTCVCNEDPQKDGCYRCIYAYRNNFDRPLVSRDRAKEVIEEILTYKERVKRVENLSAVSVDGLFDSELEARFLKKLSSYCEEGVRAKLREYVTRNGRAGYLLEIGERRYEIEQQVELGERNGVSISSRADFVIYPDEGKPIVVFTDGYAFHKDRLELDSAQRMAILESGNYEVWSITWEDVEKEGLNEESCLNFIDRDSFNPVVLARYCNDDSFMEQNSFQWLMKRLAQGDKALWSKRADSVTLSMMQGVIKKETSAWEDIMEILSTEMKEILDELKEPIVYGQKTYESMRLFVLGELKSINRNDFSKLVAAIYLNDEEQVDKALWAGMLRLWNLLQFVSYPFWTTKKGLESGMYDAIDWFKEQEKAVDKEWNGVYEEVLEEAKALVKALAGAGVPLPEVGYEITDESGKVLADTELAWPDKKIGVVLGEIPDTIGGWHLFSVEEKELLIRHLNEGEK